The following proteins come from a genomic window of Phnomibacter ginsenosidimutans:
- a CDS encoding WbqC family protein, with protein sequence MAEHSLRWVLQQLRWQGKIEYSTSFTPIISEDETDFRHRFLPKNRTQYLLPAYQQTFGERFETNLSILDLLFNLGPSAKNYLQQLPGT encoded by the coding sequence ATGGCAGAGCATTCGTTGCGGTGGGTATTGCAACAGCTGCGCTGGCAAGGAAAGATTGAGTACAGTACATCCTTTACGCCCATTATAAGTGAGGATGAGACAGATTTTCGCCATCGTTTTTTACCCAAAAACAGGACACAGTATTTGTTGCCTGCATACCAACAAACCTTCGGCGAACGTTTTGAAACCAACCTGAGCATATTAGACCTTTTGTTTAACCTGGGGCCTTCCGCCAAAAACTACCTGCAACAGTTGCCCGGTACTTAA
- a CDS encoding LEA type 2 family protein → MQKLVNIATLLLLLTACKAPQALQYNSIGAIQVQSIDMQTTDGIVDISFYNPNAFEVQLNRVEAVLSINNQPAGKANMDTLIAMTGLTNSTLPVRIQLNNQLLLGQSMQLLLGGSIPYQIEGFAMAGKKKPRWKIPFSQQGAFTRQMLEKLFR, encoded by the coding sequence ATGCAAAAATTGGTCAATATAGCTACCCTGTTGTTGCTACTTACTGCTTGTAAGGCACCGCAGGCTTTGCAGTACAATAGCATCGGAGCCATTCAGGTGCAATCAATAGATATGCAAACAACGGATGGCATTGTTGACATTTCCTTTTACAACCCCAATGCATTTGAGGTACAACTCAATCGTGTGGAAGCTGTGTTGAGCATCAATAATCAGCCTGCAGGCAAAGCCAACATGGATACGTTGATTGCGATGACGGGATTAACCAACAGCACTTTACCCGTTCGCATACAGCTAAACAATCAATTGCTGCTGGGCCAATCCATGCAGCTGTTGTTGGGCGGCAGCATTCCTTATCAAATTGAAGGTTTTGCCATGGCAGGAAAGAAAAAGCCCCGTTGGAAAATTCCTTTTTCACAACAGGGCGCTTTTACCAGACAAATGCTGGAAAAATTATTTCGGTGA
- a CDS encoding PKD domain-containing protein produces the protein MKHLFARLLLLCCCWVGLTDAFGQDFSNKGKDFWITFPAHVDGTGAVMGIYITSDKAATGQVVAGPNTIPFSISANGLRRVFLGTNGDAPNNAVYLPQTEGILTSAGIHVTSDVPVVVYAHIIRSARSGASLILPTAVWGKEYIVPSYSSSGASGANSGYGTITVVAKEANTVVGITPTVTTRANQPAGTEYTITLSQPGDVYQVQFPKDADISGTKVRSVATAGSSCKPIGVFSSTTWSAFDCAGASGGDNLYQQLFPTRTFGKSFLTAPFVRKTYDIFRVYVTDPATVVTRTENGASSQLTGLRPGNFYEFKTNFPNKIDADKPISVVQYMTSQTCGPGGANVVQSDPEMVILNPVEQTINNITLFSAHRSWVPSGQSNVDKCYLNIIIKTVAAPTFRINGAPPIATFQVIPGTAYSYLQEDVTNISVVNPVQTLVADSSFSAIAYGYGNVESYGYNAGTNVRDLFQFITIKNEYATVNFPATCVNSPFNFAITLPYEPTQLRWQFYGRFNDTTINDPDYDSTWVVEGRNIYQYRLPGKYVLAQTGLYKVTVFANNPTSDGCSGEQQIDYEVEVFAKPKADFVWQHTGCSTDSVKFIDASNGLGRTINRWQWSFGDNSIDSVKNPTKKYLNPGQFSVKQTIFTDIGCIADTTKVIDVTLPPVANFTVSAPTCVGSNIVLTDASTAPSGNLVKWIWNYGDGRVDTLLANTPRTISYATVGTYTISLIVQTQTGCKSVAFTKTITVSPYPVASFTIPAVVCLPDGKAQFTSTSTISDGTQAGFAYNWNFGDAGTATVKDPLHKYTTVGPFSVKLTVTSAAGCADDSTMQLVNVFAQPKAEFTMTNEVCLRDSSRFTDASTASNQALQKFYWDFGNGKKDSLRNMAHLYTAAGTFNVKHWIISDKGCPSDTVTKAHVVNPLPTANFTTSSPVCETNVLTFTQTSVANVGSITRWQWNMGDNTTYDATNGNAFTHTYAAWGSKTVTLVVTNSKGCVSDTLKRTLQVHPLPKPNFIVPEVCLTDASAIFTNSTSIADNSTGMQWAWNFGDANASAGNPNTSNAQNAQHKYSAVGNYNVQLKVTSAAGCVDSITQVLTVNGDKPKADFIVVTAGNLCTNLPVTIQDKSTVNFGSITKTEVYWEWPNASIVTTDDTPTPDKQYTHLYGNFNTPATKTVQIRFVAYSGGVCVNDVVKTITLQASPKVSFATIPGICLDATPRIITKANDVAGLPGSFVYSGNGIAANGLFTPTIPGVGTHTIKYVYQSAAGCKDSSTNTITVWPRPTANFNVDAPTCVTQQVVFRDASVPNHSQLSNWNWTMGDGNTYAKTTAAAFSHVYANTGNTNITLSVITDSGCTSLPVTKSINVHPLPVVAFSMPTVCMPVGAATFNDQSTIADGTQAQFTYRWSFGVAGASSTLKNPTYNYPAVGTYNVKLLVTSKDGCSDSLTQQLTDVNPQPLANFSTTPAEVCLGDVIAFADQSNALNQTITNWYWDLKDGSTATTQNTSRTYAAAGTYAVQLYYLTNKGCYSDTVTKNVIVHPYPVVNAGPDLFVLEGGQTTIAATATGSSNYVYSWSPATYLNSSTVLQPVTKPATDITYTLRVTGAGGCSSTDNVFVKVLLDPDVPNAFSPNGDGINDIWNIKYISSYPGAIIKVFDRYGKQVFTSTGYNTPWDGQFAGKPLPVGTYYYIIDPKNGRKPSTGSVTIVR, from the coding sequence ATGAAGCATTTGTTTGCCAGGCTGTTGCTGCTTTGTTGTTGTTGGGTTGGGCTTACCGATGCATTCGGGCAAGACTTTTCCAACAAAGGCAAAGATTTTTGGATCACATTTCCAGCTCACGTAGATGGCACAGGTGCTGTCATGGGTATTTACATTACCAGCGATAAAGCAGCTACTGGTCAGGTAGTGGCGGGCCCTAATACCATTCCGTTTAGTATTTCGGCCAATGGTCTTCGCCGGGTGTTTTTAGGCACCAATGGCGATGCTCCTAATAATGCCGTGTATTTACCTCAAACCGAAGGCATTCTTACTTCAGCCGGCATACATGTAACCAGCGATGTGCCAGTGGTAGTATATGCACATATCATTCGTTCGGCCCGTTCTGGTGCATCTCTCATTTTGCCCACGGCAGTATGGGGTAAGGAATACATTGTGCCCAGCTATAGCAGTAGTGGCGCCAGTGGTGCCAACAGTGGCTATGGAACCATAACGGTTGTGGCAAAAGAGGCCAACACTGTTGTGGGTATTACACCCACGGTTACCACCAGGGCCAATCAACCCGCAGGCACAGAATACACCATTACACTCAGTCAGCCCGGCGATGTGTATCAGGTGCAGTTTCCTAAAGATGCAGATATTAGTGGCACCAAGGTTCGTTCTGTTGCCACAGCAGGTTCTAGCTGTAAACCCATTGGTGTTTTTAGTTCAACTACCTGGTCGGCTTTTGATTGTGCCGGTGCATCTGGCGGTGACAACCTGTATCAACAATTGTTTCCGACAAGAACGTTTGGTAAAAGCTTTTTGACAGCACCTTTTGTTCGAAAAACCTATGATATTTTTCGGGTGTATGTAACCGATCCGGCAACAGTGGTTACCAGAACGGAGAATGGTGCATCCAGCCAATTGACTGGTTTGCGGCCCGGCAATTTCTATGAATTCAAAACCAACTTTCCCAACAAGATTGATGCAGATAAACCCATATCTGTGGTGCAATACATGACCAGCCAAACCTGCGGACCCGGTGGTGCCAACGTGGTACAAAGCGATCCGGAAATGGTCATTCTGAATCCGGTAGAACAAACGATAAACAACATCACGTTGTTCTCTGCACATCGTTCTTGGGTACCTTCTGGTCAAAGCAATGTAGATAAGTGCTATCTCAACATCATTATCAAAACAGTAGCGGCACCTACGTTTAGAATAAACGGTGCGCCACCCATCGCTACTTTTCAGGTAATACCGGGTACAGCCTATTCTTATTTGCAAGAAGATGTGACGAATATCAGTGTTGTGAACCCGGTACAAACATTAGTGGCAGACTCTAGCTTTTCGGCTATTGCTTACGGTTATGGCAACGTGGAATCTTATGGATACAATGCTGGTACCAACGTACGTGACTTGTTTCAGTTTATCACCATCAAAAACGAATATGCCACAGTAAACTTTCCTGCCACCTGTGTCAATTCTCCATTCAACTTTGCCATCACACTTCCGTACGAACCCACACAATTGCGTTGGCAGTTTTATGGCCGCTTCAATGATACCACCATCAATGATCCAGATTATGATAGTACGTGGGTTGTAGAAGGCAGAAACATTTACCAATACCGCCTGCCCGGAAAATATGTGCTTGCCCAAACAGGTTTGTACAAAGTGACTGTATTTGCCAACAACCCTACATCTGATGGTTGTAGTGGCGAACAACAAATAGATTATGAAGTAGAAGTGTTTGCAAAACCCAAGGCCGATTTTGTTTGGCAACATACTGGTTGCAGCACCGATTCTGTGAAGTTTATTGATGCCAGCAATGGGTTGGGCAGAACCATCAACAGGTGGCAATGGAGCTTTGGAGACAACAGTATTGATTCGGTTAAAAATCCAACCAAGAAATATTTGAATCCGGGTCAGTTTAGTGTGAAGCAAACCATTTTCACCGACATTGGTTGCATTGCAGATACCACAAAAGTGATTGATGTAACGCTGCCACCCGTAGCAAACTTTACAGTAAGTGCACCCACCTGTGTTGGCAGCAATATTGTTTTGACAGATGCATCCACAGCACCTAGTGGCAACCTGGTGAAATGGATTTGGAATTATGGAGACGGCAGAGTAGATACACTTTTAGCGAATACTCCTCGTACTATCAGTTATGCAACCGTTGGCACTTATACTATTTCGTTGATAGTGCAAACACAAACCGGTTGTAAAAGTGTTGCCTTTACCAAAACCATTACGGTGTCACCTTATCCGGTGGCCTCGTTTACCATACCTGCTGTTGTTTGTTTACCTGATGGCAAAGCGCAATTCACCAGCACCAGCACTATTTCGGATGGTACTCAGGCAGGTTTTGCATACAACTGGAATTTTGGTGATGCCGGCACTGCAACAGTAAAAGATCCGCTGCATAAATACACCACTGTTGGCCCGTTTTCAGTAAAGCTTACCGTAACTTCTGCAGCTGGTTGTGCAGATGATAGCACAATGCAACTCGTTAATGTGTTTGCACAGCCAAAAGCGGAATTTACCATGACCAATGAAGTGTGTCTGCGGGATAGTTCACGGTTTACCGATGCCAGCACAGCCAGCAATCAGGCATTGCAAAAATTCTATTGGGATTTTGGTAACGGCAAAAAAGATTCGCTGCGCAATATGGCACATTTGTATACGGCAGCCGGCACTTTCAATGTGAAGCATTGGATTATCTCAGACAAAGGCTGCCCGAGTGATACCGTAACCAAAGCACATGTTGTTAATCCTTTGCCAACCGCCAACTTCACAACTTCATCGCCGGTTTGCGAAACCAACGTACTGACATTTACGCAAACAAGTGTGGCCAATGTAGGTAGCATAACCCGCTGGCAGTGGAACATGGGTGACAACACGACTTATGATGCAACCAACGGAAACGCTTTCACCCATACCTATGCAGCATGGGGTAGCAAAACTGTAACACTGGTAGTTACTAATAGCAAGGGTTGTGTAAGTGATACGTTGAAACGAACGCTACAGGTGCATCCATTGCCTAAACCAAATTTTATAGTTCCAGAAGTTTGTTTGACAGATGCATCAGCCATTTTTACCAACAGTACTTCCATTGCAGACAATAGTACTGGCATGCAATGGGCCTGGAACTTTGGAGACGCCAATGCATCTGCCGGTAATCCTAACACTAGTAATGCGCAAAATGCACAACACAAGTATAGTGCGGTGGGCAATTACAACGTGCAGTTGAAAGTGACTTCAGCCGCTGGCTGCGTAGACAGCATTACCCAGGTGCTGACAGTAAACGGTGATAAACCCAAAGCAGATTTTATAGTAGTAACGGCCGGTAATTTGTGTACAAATCTGCCAGTTACCATACAGGATAAGTCAACTGTCAATTTTGGTTCTATTACCAAAACCGAAGTGTATTGGGAATGGCCCAACGCCAGCATCGTTACTACAGATGATACTCCAACACCGGATAAGCAATACACACATTTATATGGCAACTTTAATACACCGGCTACCAAAACGGTACAAATCAGATTTGTTGCCTATTCAGGTGGTGTGTGTGTAAACGATGTCGTGAAAACGATTACCCTTCAGGCTAGTCCAAAAGTATCTTTCGCAACCATTCCAGGTATTTGTTTGGACGCCACGCCACGCATTATTACAAAGGCAAATGATGTGGCCGGATTGCCGGGCAGTTTTGTATACAGTGGCAATGGCATTGCAGCAAACGGCTTATTTACGCCAACCATTCCGGGTGTGGGTACGCATACCATTAAATATGTTTATCAAAGTGCGGCAGGTTGTAAAGACAGTAGCACCAATACCATTACTGTTTGGCCAAGACCAACTGCCAACTTCAATGTAGACGCACCTACCTGTGTTACGCAGCAAGTGGTATTCAGAGATGCATCAGTTCCAAATCATAGCCAACTCTCTAATTGGAACTGGACGATGGGAGATGGCAACACGTATGCTAAAACAACCGCAGCAGCTTTCTCACATGTGTATGCCAACACCGGCAATACCAATATCACATTGAGTGTGATTACTGATAGCGGCTGTACGAGTTTGCCGGTTACCAAAAGCATCAATGTGCATCCGTTGCCAGTTGTGGCCTTTAGCATGCCTACGGTTTGTATGCCGGTTGGTGCGGCCACTTTCAATGACCAAAGTACCATTGCAGATGGCACACAAGCACAGTTTACTTACCGTTGGAGTTTTGGTGTAGCAGGTGCCAGCAGCACATTGAAAAATCCAACGTATAATTATCCTGCTGTGGGTACGTACAATGTAAAATTGCTGGTTACATCAAAAGATGGTTGCAGTGATTCTTTGACCCAACAACTTACAGACGTCAATCCTCAGCCATTGGCCAATTTCAGCACCACACCTGCCGAAGTGTGCTTGGGCGATGTGATTGCATTTGCCGACCAAAGCAATGCTTTGAATCAAACGATTACCAATTGGTATTGGGATTTGAAAGATGGCAGTACTGCTACCACGCAAAATACCAGCAGAACGTATGCAGCAGCAGGCACCTATGCTGTTCAGCTGTATTACCTAACCAACAAAGGTTGTTACTCTGATACGGTCACAAAAAATGTGATAGTTCATCCTTATCCGGTAGTTAATGCAGGGCCTGATTTGTTTGTGTTGGAAGGGGGACAAACAACTATTGCGGCAACTGCTACCGGTTCGAGCAATTATGTATACAGTTGGTCACCGGCTACTTATTTGAATAGTAGTACCGTGTTGCAACCTGTTACTAAACCAGCTACAGACATCACCTACACTTTGCGTGTAACAGGAGCAGGTGGTTGTAGCAGTACCGATAATGTATTTGTGAAAGTGTTGCTTGATCCGGATGTGCCAAATGCGTTTAGCCCTAATGGTGATGGCATCAACGACATTTGGAACATTAAGTACATCAGCAGTTATCCTGGTGCTATTATCAAAGTGTTTGACAGATATGGCAAACAAGTATTTACGAGCACAGGCTACAACACACCATGGGATGGTCAGTTTGCAGGGAAGCCGCTACCTGTTGGTACATACTATTACATCATTGATCCTAAAAATGGCCGCAAGCCAAGTACCGGATCTGTAACCATCGTTCGATAG
- the pyrE gene encoding orotate phosphoribosyltransferase, giving the protein MKTNERVVAEKLLQIEAIRLNANEPFTWASGWKSPIYCDNRKTLGFPFVRDYIKSELCNVIFSEFPDIDMLAGVATAGIAWGAMAADQLKLPYIYVRPKPKEHGLGNQIEGYYEKGQKVLVIEDLVSTGKSSLQVVDVIRNAGMEVAGMVAIFTYGFPQAAEAFDKAGVPFKALTNYPTLIDLAIERQIISADQQEVLLQWSQDPANWKK; this is encoded by the coding sequence ATGAAAACGAATGAAAGGGTAGTAGCCGAAAAATTGCTACAAATAGAAGCCATCCGGTTGAATGCAAACGAACCATTTACCTGGGCCAGCGGCTGGAAAAGTCCCATCTATTGCGACAACAGAAAAACACTGGGTTTTCCTTTTGTTCGTGACTATATCAAAAGCGAATTGTGCAATGTGATTTTTTCGGAGTTTCCAGATATTGATATGTTGGCTGGTGTGGCTACAGCGGGTATTGCTTGGGGTGCTATGGCTGCCGACCAACTGAAACTACCTTATATTTATGTTCGTCCAAAACCAAAGGAACATGGCTTGGGCAACCAAATTGAAGGTTACTACGAAAAAGGCCAGAAAGTATTGGTGATTGAAGACCTGGTAAGTACGGGCAAAAGCAGCTTGCAGGTCGTTGATGTCATTCGCAACGCAGGTATGGAAGTGGCAGGTATGGTGGCCATTTTTACCTATGGATTTCCGCAGGCCGCCGAAGCGTTTGACAAGGCCGGCGTACCTTTTAAAGCACTCACCAACTATCCAACGCTGATTGATTTAGCCATTGAAAGGCAAATCATTTCTGCTGACCAGCAAGAAGTGTTGCTGCAATGGAGTCAGGACCCTGCCAACTGGAAAAAGTAA
- a CDS encoding PKD domain-containing protein, translated as MAQSYVFAQLTGTPLNTNGWNLQGNAYLGNTGSNTGNGELILTNPVNFQSGSVFYNVPINLAQCSKWIAEFQFRIAEGSAADGLAFCYLDVPPVGFVAGGGLGIPATANGLKVGIDTWLNCGTDAVPKIELRWGNGYDECNGQPTKNNNDGSLSFIRNGQYHTCKIEYDKGNITVSINGVQRVTGFQTFNFLGYFGFTASTGGSTDRHSIKDVRIYTEMPPSEAGTNAAICNNSSVQIGAANNPAYQYSWSPAVGLSSTNSANPTVTLSNTGTSTVVQKYYLRTEFANLPGCGSTDSVLVTVYPQPKASFTATNNGCIGNPVFFMNTATAHDRNIAQWLWDFGDNTTAAGSLPSKAYMVPGDYTIQQKIISTDGCVDSSTQTVRVSAVPIPNFRVAGASCVGDSIQLEDDSFIPIGNIERWIWDYGNRRDTVTSSINPKVLFNTSGPKAVTLFVETNTGCMSSFPLPIEVGEFPVVDFSLPEVCLTDAFAFFKNNSTIPGGNLSGIQWQWQFGDGNALPGQNTATTLDGQHKYSAVGNYQVQLLASSGVGCKDSLTQTLTVNGDNPVAVFDVMNKNNPQCSNLPVIIQNKSTVNFGSITKVVVYWNWPSATDTTIDETPSFDKLYTHQYASFNTPASQDVVIRFVAYSGDVCVNETTQTLTLFATPLISFETIPGICVDAIPRLIVQASEQTGALGTGVYAGLGIDDAGLFSPDITGAGIHMLRYTFTSDAGCRDSATQQITVWPRPTAAFSVLNPTCVNQSVLFSNASTPNANQLQQWQWNFGDGNSTITNTGSIVSHVYQQTGTIAAQLIVVTDSGCVSLPATSSFQIHAVPLVDFDLPVVCMPAGVAAFTNKSTIADGSAAQFAYSWNFGLPNAVSTLKDPVYNYPSVGTYAVKLKVTSKDGCSDSLTKSLTEVYPQPMANFAVTPTGVCLGESITFEDQSNPLTQTITSWIWQFGDGNSSNLASPVHTYTSAGSFVAKLYYITDKGCVSDTAERVPIIHPYPVVNAGPDLFVLEGGQATIAATATGSSNYVYRWSPVTDLNNPNTLQPVTKPTVDRTYVLTVTGAGGCSSSDDVFVKVLLAPVIPNVFSPNGDGINDVWNIRYLNSYIGASVKVFDRYGKMIFESIGYNTPWDGKKAGKELPVGVYYYIIDPKNGRKAMSGSVTILR; from the coding sequence ATGGCGCAATCCTATGTGTTTGCGCAATTGACGGGTACACCACTCAATACAAATGGGTGGAATTTGCAAGGCAATGCTTACCTCGGCAACACAGGTAGCAATACCGGAAATGGAGAATTGATTTTGACCAATCCGGTGAATTTCCAAAGTGGTTCAGTGTTTTATAATGTGCCCATTAATCTGGCACAATGTTCTAAATGGATTGCAGAATTTCAATTTCGCATTGCGGAAGGTTCAGCGGCCGACGGCCTAGCCTTTTGCTATTTGGATGTACCTCCGGTTGGCTTTGTTGCCGGCGGTGGCTTAGGTATTCCGGCTACTGCCAATGGTTTGAAAGTGGGCATTGATACATGGTTGAATTGCGGCACAGATGCTGTTCCTAAAATAGAGCTGCGCTGGGGAAACGGATATGATGAATGTAACGGTCAACCTACCAAAAACAACAATGATGGTTCGTTGAGTTTCATCAGAAACGGACAGTACCACACTTGCAAAATTGAATACGATAAAGGCAACATTACTGTTTCAATAAATGGTGTGCAGCGGGTAACGGGTTTTCAAACTTTCAATTTTTTAGGCTACTTCGGTTTTACCGCCAGTACAGGTGGCAGTACAGACAGACATTCGATAAAAGATGTACGCATTTACACAGAAATGCCGCCATCCGAAGCCGGAACGAATGCAGCCATTTGTAATAATTCATCTGTGCAAATTGGCGCTGCCAACAATCCCGCATATCAATACTCATGGTCGCCAGCAGTGGGTTTGAGCAGTACCAACAGTGCTAATCCCACAGTAACGTTGAGCAATACGGGCACTTCCACTGTGGTGCAGAAATATTATTTACGGACAGAGTTTGCCAACCTTCCGGGTTGTGGCAGTACAGATAGTGTTTTGGTTACTGTTTACCCTCAACCCAAGGCCAGCTTTACCGCTACCAATAATGGTTGTATCGGCAATCCTGTTTTCTTTATGAATACCGCTACGGCCCATGACAGAAACATTGCGCAATGGCTGTGGGATTTTGGCGACAATACAACTGCTGCCGGTTCTCTGCCATCAAAAGCTTACATGGTTCCCGGTGATTATACCATTCAACAAAAAATAATTTCTACTGACGGATGTGTTGACAGCAGTACTCAAACCGTTCGGGTAAGTGCGGTACCTATTCCCAACTTTAGGGTAGCTGGCGCATCATGTGTTGGAGATAGCATTCAATTAGAAGATGATTCTTTTATACCGATTGGCAACATCGAACGATGGATTTGGGATTACGGAAACCGAAGAGATACTGTCACCAGTTCTATCAATCCCAAAGTGTTGTTTAATACGAGTGGACCTAAAGCGGTAACGCTGTTTGTAGAAACCAACACCGGTTGTATGAGTAGTTTTCCATTACCAATAGAGGTGGGAGAGTTCCCGGTGGTAGATTTCAGCTTGCCTGAAGTGTGTCTTACTGATGCATTTGCTTTTTTCAAAAACAACAGTACAATACCCGGTGGCAATCTATCCGGTATTCAGTGGCAATGGCAGTTTGGCGATGGCAATGCATTGCCTGGTCAAAACACAGCTACCACGCTGGATGGGCAGCATAAATACAGTGCCGTTGGTAATTATCAGGTGCAATTGCTGGCATCTTCCGGTGTTGGTTGTAAGGATTCATTGACACAAACACTCACCGTAAACGGTGACAATCCCGTTGCCGTTTTTGATGTTATGAACAAAAACAATCCGCAGTGTAGCAATCTTCCGGTTATCATTCAAAACAAATCCACCGTCAATTTTGGTAGCATCACCAAAGTAGTGGTGTATTGGAACTGGCCATCGGCAACAGATACAACAATTGATGAAACACCATCTTTCGACAAATTGTATACGCATCAATATGCTTCTTTCAACACACCAGCTTCGCAGGATGTTGTCATTCGGTTTGTTGCTTATTCTGGCGATGTGTGTGTGAATGAAACCACTCAAACACTCACTTTATTTGCTACACCGCTCATATCATTTGAAACCATACCTGGCATTTGTGTAGATGCTATTCCGCGATTAATTGTTCAGGCCAGTGAACAAACAGGTGCTTTGGGAACCGGAGTCTATGCAGGACTCGGTATTGATGATGCTGGATTGTTTTCACCAGACATTACTGGTGCAGGAATACACATGCTGCGTTACACATTCACCAGCGATGCCGGCTGCCGTGATTCTGCAACACAGCAAATTACAGTGTGGCCCAGACCTACCGCAGCGTTCAGTGTTTTAAATCCCACTTGTGTCAACCAATCAGTTTTGTTTTCAAATGCCTCTACACCAAATGCCAATCAATTGCAGCAATGGCAATGGAACTTTGGCGATGGCAATAGCACCATTACAAATACTGGTTCAATAGTTTCCCATGTTTATCAGCAAACCGGCACCATAGCTGCACAACTGATAGTTGTAACGGATAGTGGCTGTGTGAGCTTGCCAGCCACAAGTAGTTTCCAGATACATGCCGTGCCGTTGGTAGATTTCGATTTGCCTGTGGTATGTATGCCAGCAGGGGTAGCAGCTTTTACCAATAAAAGTACCATTGCCGATGGCAGTGCTGCTCAGTTTGCTTACAGCTGGAATTTTGGCTTACCGAATGCCGTGAGTACGCTCAAAGATCCGGTTTATAATTATCCTTCTGTTGGTACTTACGCAGTCAAATTGAAAGTCACTTCAAAAGACGGTTGTAGCGATTCATTGACAAAAAGTTTGACGGAAGTCTATCCACAACCGATGGCAAATTTTGCGGTAACTCCAACAGGCGTTTGTTTGGGAGAATCCATCACTTTTGAAGATCAGAGTAACCCATTGACTCAAACCATCACTAGTTGGATTTGGCAGTTTGGCGATGGCAATAGTAGCAATCTCGCATCACCGGTCCACACTTATACTAGTGCAGGCTCTTTTGTTGCAAAGTTGTATTACATAACTGATAAAGGTTGTGTATCCGATACAGCTGAGCGGGTACCCATTATTCATCCTTACCCTGTGGTTAATGCCGGCCCCGATTTGTTTGTATTGGAAGGAGGGCAGGCAACCATTGCTGCAACAGCTACCGGCAGTAGCAATTATGTGTATCGTTGGAGTCCGGTTACGGATTTGAACAACCCGAATACATTGCAGCCGGTTACCAAACCAACGGTTGATAGAACCTATGTACTCACTGTAACCGGTGCAGGCGGTTGTAGCAGTTCCGATGACGTGTTTGTAAAAGTGTTGCTGGCGCCTGTTATACCCAATGTGTTTAGTCCAAATGGGGATGGCATTAATGATGTATGGAACATACGTTATCTCAACAGTTACATTGGTGCATCCGTAAAAGTGTTTGACAGATATGGCAAAATGATTTTTGAAAGTATTGGATACAACACTCCTTGGGATGGTAAAAAGGCGGGAAAAGAATTGCCTGTAGGTGTATATTATTATATCATTGATCCAAAGAATGGACGTAAAGCCATGAGCGGATCGGTTACAATATTAAGATGA
- a CDS encoding WbqC family protein — MMRKIEIQLFGPIAAFARIHEVETLVLEKQEHWQKMGYRNRFQVLGANDVLAITVPLQGGRDQKAMTADLKVDYNGRWMKEHWRTLESLYNRSPFFTTMHPGCSKFGKANMLCCGRWQSIRCGGYCNSCAGKERLSTVHPLRPL; from the coding sequence ATGATGAGGAAAATTGAAATACAATTGTTTGGCCCGATAGCTGCTTTTGCCCGTATACACGAAGTAGAAACGCTGGTATTGGAAAAGCAGGAGCATTGGCAAAAAATGGGCTATCGCAACCGCTTTCAGGTGTTGGGTGCCAACGATGTGCTGGCGATAACGGTACCGCTGCAGGGTGGGAGAGATCAGAAAGCCATGACGGCCGATTTGAAAGTTGATTATAATGGCCGCTGGATGAAAGAACACTGGCGAACACTGGAATCCTTGTACAACAGATCGCCTTTTTTTACCACTATGCACCCGGGCTGCAGCAAATTTGGGAAAGCAAACATGCTTTGCTGTGGGAGATGGCAGAGCATTCGTTGCGGTGGGTATTGCAACAGCTGCGCTGGCAAGGAAAGATTGAGTACAGTACATCCTTTACGCCCATTATAA
- a CDS encoding heavy-metal-associated domain-containing protein, with protein MKVLYSFLVLLLMTTAAQAQQPKQQRAEIKVPQATCEPCKQIIEQMAPKYVDGLIKINVIFKRGVVQVTWYPDRTNLEEIKTAIANAGFDADDVTANPDTYKKLPACCKKPEATPSPK; from the coding sequence ATGAAAGTTTTGTATTCATTCCTCGTGTTGTTGTTGATGACAACAGCCGCACAGGCACAACAACCCAAGCAGCAAAGAGCAGAAATAAAAGTGCCGCAAGCTACCTGTGAGCCATGCAAACAAATCATTGAGCAAATGGCGCCAAAATATGTTGACGGCCTTATCAAAATCAATGTGATTTTCAAAAGAGGCGTGGTACAGGTAACCTGGTATCCTGACCGTACCAACCTCGAAGAAATAAAAACGGCTATTGCCAATGCTGGCTTTGATGCTGATGATGTAACAGCTAATCCGGATACGTATAAAAAGCTACCGGCCTGTTGCAAAAAGCCGGAAGCAACGCCATCACCGAAATAA